Proteins encoded in a region of the Rutidosis leptorrhynchoides isolate AG116_Rl617_1_P2 chromosome 9, CSIRO_AGI_Rlap_v1, whole genome shotgun sequence genome:
- the LOC139867767 gene encoding uncharacterized protein codes for MSDTEDLLHGDYFEAKITCRNKIKRIKFIRSRLSTQQRKLFDNTCFRYWLDIKFQHTDPGYIHFLLQNQISRPAECKLKEEPEELWFKVTSDYNIRCGRREFCLVTSMRFGPNANFKHYIDGDKGKTKPRFASRVLKNHPNNRFKVEHFLNLIKDKDFFSGNDKRSDEDCVRVVIVLLVQECFLGKMPRDRIDINFLHLLDDLNLMNQFP; via the exons ATGTCTGATACCGAG GATTTATTACATGGGGATTACTTTGAAGCAAAAATTACATGTCGGAACAAGATAAAAAGAATTAAATTTATTAGGAGTAGACTAAGTACTCAGCAAAGAAAACTATTCGACAACACTTGCTTTCGTTATTGGTTAGATATAAAGTTTCAGCACACCGACCCTGGTTATATCCATTTTTTACTCCAGAATCAGATTTCTCGACCAGCTGAATGCAAACTAAAAGAGGAGCCAGAAGAATTGTGGTTTAAAGTGACTTCTGATTACAATATTAGATGTGGTAGACGTGAGTTTTGTTTGGTAACTAGTATGCGTTTTGGGCCAAATGCTAATTTTAAACATTATATTGACGGAGATAAGGGTAAAACTAAGCCTAGATTTGCATCACGTGTATTAAAAAATCACCCAAACAATAGATTTAAGGTTGAACATTTTCTTAACTTGATAAAAGACAAAGACTTTTTTTCTGGGAATGACAAAAGAAGTGATGAGGATTGTGTTCGTGTAGTTATTGTATTATTAGTTCAAGAATGCTTTCTTGGGAAGATGCCACGAGACAGGATAGATATAAATTTTCTTCATTTACTTGATGACTTGAATTTAATGAACCAGTTTCCATGA